The region AAATCGGCTGCCCCCAGGCGTCGACAAACATATACCCGCGGATCGTCGAGCTGCCAAGCTCCCACAAGACCTGCTTGAGCTGTTTGTCGTCAACCTCTATGTAGGGTCCACCACTCCACCGGGGGTCCCGTACGATCACTGGATCTGGATCGCCCTTGTCGCTGCGACCAGTCAGCCAACGCCGGATCACCTTCCGGTCGTTCGTCAGCTTGCCGGAGGTATCATACGGAGGATGGCCGATCTCATCCGTGAACATAATGAGGGCAGCATCGAGTTGACGGACGAGACTGCTGGTATCGACCTTATGTGCCCGTTGCTTGGCAGATTTGGCCACTGGGTAGATCACAGCGGAGAGGATGCCGATGATGGCCATCACAACGAGCAATTCGACCAGCGTGAATCCTCGACGCTTCATGTCTGAGCCTCCTGGTGTGT is a window of Verrucomicrobiota bacterium DNA encoding:
- a CDS encoding type II secretion system protein: MKRRGFTLVELLVVMAIIGILSAVIYPVAKSAKQRAHKVDTSSLVRQLDAALIMFTDEIGHPPYDTSGKLTNDRKVIRRWLTGRSDKGDPDPVIVRDPRWSGGPYIEVDDKQLKQVLWELGSSTIRGYMFVDAWGQPIFFELLQPVFNVDRWDIWSVGPDGKGSINMAKFDSSIGTYSQRCNAYNAADGNADNVGNW